Below is a genomic region from Gillisia sp. Hel_I_86.
GGATGATGGGAGATGCCTCAGATAATATCCCCGGACTTCCCGGCGTGGGAGAAAAAACAGCAAAGAAATTCTTAGCTGAATATGGCAGTATGGAAGCACTTTTAGCAAATACAGATAAGCTAAAAGGTAAAATGAAAGAGAAAATTGAAGCAAATAAAGAATTAGGAATTCTTTCAAAAAGACTAGCGACCATACTTACAGATTGCGATGTACAATTTCATGCTGAAAATTATGAATTGTCCCATCCAGATGGCGAGAAAGTCCAGTTGTTGTTTGAAGAACTGGAGTTCCGAAGGTTGAAGGATCAGTTTTTAAAATTATTTTCAGGAGAGCAAACCACAACCCCAACCCAGGTTTCTGGAACACCTACCGCAAAAGCACAGGCAAAAGATCCAACTGCCGGAGCCGGACAATTTTCTTTATTTGGTGGCGATGCTACTGTTATTGAAGAGACTTCTAGCAGGAAAAGTTTATCAACTTCCGGGCATGTATACCAGAGCCTTACCAGCAATATGGCGATCGAAATGTTTCTGAAAAATCTATTAAAGCAAACCAGCGTTTGTTTTGATACGGAAACGACGAGTTTAAATCCGTTGGAAGCAAAATTGGTGGGAATTGCATTTTCTTGGGAAGCAGGAAAAGGGTTTTATATGCCATTTCCGAAAGATGATACGGAAGCGCAGGGGATAATAGAGAAGCTCCGCCCATTCTTTGAAGCAGAAGGAATTGAAAAGATTGGTCAGAATTTAAAATATGACATTAAAGTCTTAGCAAAATATAAAATAGAAGTAAAAGGTAATTTATTCGATACCATGATCGCGCATTATCTAATCAATCCAGATATGCGGCATAATATGGATGTGCTTGCAGAAACCTATCTCAACTATACTCCGCAATCCATTACCGAGCTTATTGGTAAGAAAGGAAAGAATCAAGGGAACATGAGGGATGTGCCTTTGGATAAGCAAACCGAATATGCCGTGGAAGATGCAGACATCACGCTTCAGTTAAAACAACATTTTCAACCAGAGTTGAAAGAAGCTGAAACCGAAAAACTTTTCAATGAAATAGAAATTCCGCTAGTTCGTGTGCTCGCCGATATGGAACTGGAAGGCATCAATCTGGACGAGAATTTCTTAAAATCGCTTTCTTCAGAATTAGAAAAAGATATCGCAACGCTGGAAAAGAAAATTTATGAAGATGCAGGAGAAGAATTCAATATCGCATCTCCAAAACAACTCGGGATCATTCTTTTCGAAAAACTGGAATTGGTCAAGAAACCAAAAAAGACAAAAACCGGACAGTATTCTACAAGTGAAGATGTGCTTTCCTACCTGGCTTCCGAACACGAGATCGTGAAAAGTGTGCTAGAATACAGAGGGCTTGTAAAGTTGAAGAATACCTATGTAGATGCATTGCCAAATCAGGTTGAAAAAACTACGGGCAGGGTGCATACAGATTATATGCAAACTGTTGCTGCTACCGGAAGATTGAGTTCCAACAATCCAAACCTTCAGAATATCCCAATAAGAACGGAAAGGGGAAGGCAGGTTAGAAAGGCATTTATCCCCCGAGATGAGAATTACACCTTATTAGCGGCAGATTATTCCCAGATAGAACTGCGAATTATTGCTGCCTTGAGCAAAGAGGATACTATGATCGAAGCCTTTAAAAAGGGAGAAGACATTCATGCTTCCACCGCTGCCAAGGTTTTTAATGTGCCCTTAGAAGAAGTAACACGGGAACAACGAAGCAATGCAAAAACAGTAAATTTCGGGATCATTTATGGGGTTTCTGCATTTGGCTTGAGCAATCAGACCGATCTTTCCAGAGGAGAATCCAAAGAACTTATTGAAACTTATTACGCTACCTATCCAAAACTAAAAAGGTATATGCAGGAGCAAGTGGATTTTGCAAGAGATCATGGATATGTACAAACAGTTTTGGGCAGGCGCAGGTATTTAAAGGATATCAATTCGCAAAATGCAGTAGTTCGCGGAGCTGCGGAACGTAATGCAGTAAATGCTCCTATCCAAGGAAGCGCAGCAGATATTATTAAATTGGCAATGATAAATATCCACCGAAAGTTAAAAGAAGGTAATTACAAAACTAAAATGCTTCTGCAAGTGCATGATGAATTGGTTTTTGATGCCTACAATGAGGAATTGCCCGAAATGAAGAAAATGATCAAGGCTGAAATGGAAAATGCCTTTAAGATGGAAGTACCTTTAGATGTAGATTTAGGGGAAGGTAGAGATTGGCTAGAAGCACATTGATGTATAATCCTACAAATAATTATCTATTTCGCAATATTTTACCGATAAAAGCATTAGATTAGGCGCTGAAATAATTTTTAACCACATTATTTAAACCTAACCTAATTATTATGAAATTAAACAAATTACTTTTTCCAGTACTAGCTTCTGGAATGTTACTAACAGTTTCTTGTGAAAAAGACAACTTCTCTGCAGAGCAGGAAGAAGCAGTAGTTGCTAAAGAACAATTATCTTTTGTTCCTAACGAAGTCCTAGTTAAATTTAAAGATGGAAAAGCAAGCACTAAAGCTCGTAGTAATGCCTTGTCATTAATTCAAGGGGTTGTTGTTGAGACTATCCAAACTAGTGCCATGAAATCTGCAAACAGAGACGAAGTACTTTTAGTAAGTTCTAAATTAAGCACTTTAAATGCAATTGCACAGTTAAAAGGAGTGGCTGAAGTAGAGTATGCAGAGCCTAATTTTATCTACCACCATAATGCAACCTCTAACGATCCAGCTTATACAAATGGTACACTTTGGGGTATGTATGGAGATGCAACCACACCTTCTAACCAATATGGTAGTCAGGCAGGAGAAGCTTGGGCAGCTGGAAACACTGGTTCTAACACAGTTTATATTGGAATTATAGATGAAGGTTACATGTACATGCATGAAGACCTAGCAGCCAATGCTGGAACAAATCCTGGAGAAATAGCAGGAAATGGTGTAGATGATGATAATAACGGATATATAGATGATGTATACGGTTGGGATTTCGACGGAAATGACAACAGTGTTTTTGACGGTATAGATGACGACCACGGAACTCACGTTGCGGGTACTATTGGTGGTGTTGGAAACAACGGAACCGGTATTGCAGGTGTTGCTTGGAATGTAAAATTAATGAGCGGTAAATTCTTAGGAAGACGCGGTGGAACAACAGCTAACGCGATTAAAGCTGTAGATTATTTTACAGGGTTAAAGCAAAATGGGGTAAATATTGTTGCTACAAACAACTCTTGGGGTGGCGGAGGCTTCTCTCAAGGTCTTTACGATGCTATTGACCGCGCAAACCAAGCAGGGATCTTATTTATAGCTGCTGCTGGAAATGAGACTAATAATAATGACTCTAATTTATCTTACCCAGGATCTTATACTAATAGCAATATTATTGCTGTTGCTTCAATTACAAATTCTGGAGGATTAAGTAGCTTTTCTAATTATGGTGCAACTACTGTAGATCTTGGAGCACCGGGATCTGGAATTTATTCTTCAGTCCCTACAAGATCTAAGGGTCAAATACTTTCTGGGTATGCAACATATAGCGGTACCTCTATGGCAACACCACATGTTTCTGGTGGAGCTGCACTTTATGCTTCTTCTTACCCGGGAGCTACTGCTGCAGAGATTAAAAATGCTATCATGAGTTCTGCAGTACCAACATCTTCCTTAACTGGAAAATGTGTTACTGGTGGGCGTTTGAACGTTAGCGGCTTCTAAAAATTAACTATATTTTATAAAATTAAGAGTCTTCAAAATTTGAAGGCTCTTTTTATTTACTTAATTCTGAATATTAATTCAACTAGTTAAGTAGCTTTTAACAAGAAAATACACTCTCGCCCTTTTTTTTAGTATCAAATTATCACATCATGCTAATGTATATTACTGTAGTTCTTTCGTCACTAATTTAAAATCCATAACAGTAAAATTGCACACTCCTAAATATATCTATCTTAAATACAATAAAAATGTAATGTCCTTTTTTGGCCAGAAAGGCATCCGGCCATCCATTTTATCACCTTGAACCTGTTTAAGTTTATGTTTTGAATATTCATTACATGTAGATCTTCAAAGGAATTCAGAAAGATGTCCTTTATTAGATTATGATACTTTACGAACAATCAAAAAAAAAGCCGGTCAATTTAATTGATCGGCTTTTTCATCTTAAAACTAAATATACTCATCCGCCTTTTTACCAGTAATAGAATTTAAAGTCACATCGAGCGCAGTCGAGATGTTTTTTTCATTAACTGGTAAGGTTGTGGGGAATTGTAAAACAAAAATTTTATATCCGTGTATATTCCAATGCCAAGATTCTGATTTTTGAGGCAGAGGTATCTCCTGGATCATTGACATACACATTAGATTCAGCTTTAGAAACATCGAATGCAAAAGTTGAAGTATTGTAATTAAGTGGTTTTCTTTGGGTGTATGCTGTACCATCTATTGTAATATCCATTAGAAGGTCGCTGCCTTCGATATCCCACGTGCCAAAATCAACCCTATTTTTCACACAAACAAATTCAACATTATTTGTGCCTCCATTAAAATCGAGACGTGCATTCGTTGTAGAAAATGTTCTATCCTGATTAAAAATTACTTTCATATCATTAAAACAAGAAGATTCATTTAATAGGTTGGTATCTCCTGTTCCATCCTTATTCAGGTCTACTAAGGTATCAGCCTGCATTGCAGAAAGATTCCATTCCCCCACAAGGTCATCGGGATTGATTGTAGCAGCAAAATTGCTTGTTTTAAAAGAAGAGTTAGGGTCGGCTTCACCTTCTTTACTACAAGAAAAAATTAATGGGATCAAGGCAAAAAGCAGGATGGTTTTCGGTAACTTCATAACGTAGGTATTTGATTTTAGGGCAACTAGAAGGCAAACATAAAGATTTTAAAAGGATTATTATGACATTATTAACACTTAAATTGCTATTTATCGCAAAATAATGCCTTTAGTCGATTAGAATACATGAGATATATTAACTCGCGGGCTGTTAATATATTTTATACAGACTTTTTTCAAATAAGCTTCGTTTATAAGGCCTTATTTTCAGCATTCAAAAGGCATTGACAACCAATGATTTCTGTTCTAATAAATTAATGGAGGTCTATTTGCATTCTGAATTTATAATTGTACATTTGCACCCCTGTTTTCCCGATAGATTTATCTAGGGGCAGGGAATGGAATGTTTAATAACAAGTAAAATTAATTAGTGTGGACACATTAAGCTACAAAACAGTATCGGCCAACAAGGCTACCGTGACCAAAGATTGGGTACACGTGGATGCTGATGGTCAGACTTTAGGTCGTCTTTCTACTCAGGTTGCAAAATTGCTAAGAGGGAAATTCAAGCCTAACTTCACCCCACACGTTGATTGCGGTGATAACGTAATTGTTACCAATGCCGAGAAAATCAACTTAACAGGAAAGAAATGGGATTCTAAAGAATACATTCGCCATACTGGCTACCCTGGGGGACAACGCAGTCTAACTGCAACCGAATTATTCAATAAAGGACCGGAAAGGTTAATTGAAAATGCGGTAAAAGGAATGCTGCCTAAAAACAAATTGGGCGCAGCTATATTCCGTAATTTAAAGGTATATGTAGGATCAGAACATGATCAATCTGCACAAAAGCCTAAAACTATCAACCTAAACGATCTTTTGTAATGGAAGTTATTCACAAAATTGGCCGTAGAAAAACGGCTGTTGCACGTGTATATGTTGGACAAGGAAAAGGCAACATTACTATCAACAAAAAGGATCTTAACGATTATTTCACTACAGGACCTTTAGTTTATAAGGTAATGCAACCTCTTAACATGACCGGGAACGAAGAAGCCTTCGATATCAAAGTTAATGTTTATGGTGGTGGTATCACTGGACAAGCTGAAGCTATCCGTCTTGCTATTTCTAGAGCAATGGTAGAATTGGACCCGGAAAACAGAGCTACTTTAAAGCCTGAAGGTTTAATGACCAGAGATCCAAGAATGGTAGAACGTAAGAAATTCGGACAGAAGAAAGCTAGAAAGAAATTCCAGTTCTCTAAACGTTAATATCATTGGGCATTGCCCGAAAGTTCATTTAAAAATTAAAATTTTTGTTGTTGCTCCGGTTGTTTATCGGAGGTTAGTTTAGCATCTAAACCACGCCTTAGCGGGGTTGCTATCTCAACAGAACGTAAACTATTACAAAAATGGCAAACAAAGTAGAAGTAAAAGAATTACTTGATGCAGGTGTGCATTTTGGACACCTTACAAGAAGATGGAACCCAAACATGGCCCCATATATCTATATGGAACGCAATGGGATCCACATCATAAACCTATATAAAAGTGCTGCAAAAATGCAGGAAGCTGGGGAAGCTCTTAATAAGATCGCTTCCAGTGGACGTAAAATACTTTTTGTAGCTACCAAAAAACAAGCTAAAGAAATTGTTGCAGAACATGCAGCAAAAGCCAACATGCCATATATCACTGAAAGATGGCCTGGTGGAATGCTTACAAACTTTATCACTATACGTAAAGCTGTTAAGAAAATGGCTTCTATCGATAGAATGAAAAAAGATGGTACTTTCAACACCCTTTCTAAGAAAGAGCGCTTGCAAGTAGACCGTTTAAGAGCTAAGTTAGAGAAAAACTTAGGTTCTATTTCAGAAATGAGCCGTCTTCCTTCTGCTCTATTTGTTGTAGATATTACCCGTGAACACATTGCGGTTAAAGAAGCTCAAAAATTAAACATTCCAATTTTTGCAATGGTTGATACAAATTCTGATCCTCGCGAAGTAGAATATGTGATTCCATCTAATGATGATGCTTCAAAATCTATCGACAAAGTTGTTTCTTATATGGCAGAATCTATTATTGCTGGCCTTTCGGAAAGAAAATCCAACAAAGATGCCAAAGAAGACAATAAAGAAGAGAAAGCCGACAAGGCTCCTAAAGTTGCAAAAGCAAAAAAATCTGATGATAAAGTAGAAGCTCCTTCTAAAGAAACTGAAGACAAAAAAGAAACGAAAGCTGAAGTTGAAGCTCCTTCTAAAGATGCTGATGATAAAAAGGCAACGAAAGAAGCTAAAGCTAAAGTAGAAGTTCCTTCTACAGATGCTGAAGATAAAAAAGCGATGAAAGAGGCTAAAGAAGATGTAAAATTAGAATCTAAAAAAGAAACAAAAGCTAAAGCTGCTGATTCTACCGAAGAGAAAAAATAATACAACTTTTTAAGTAATATATAAGTCGTTTAGAGCATGTTTAAAAACAAATTTGGGTGAAAGTTTGTAAAAAAAGTTGGGCAGTATAAACTTTGTAGTTCACAAATAAAACAGAGTTTATGAAATCGAGATACACCCGATCGACTGCCCAACAGTGGGAAATTATGAAAAAATTCCTTCCCGTTAAAATCAAGGGCCACTATAAGTTGCGCGACATTGCCGACGCCATCCTTTGGATATTGCGCACTGGCTGCCAATGGCGGAACCTACCGGAATGCTTTCCCAAATGGGAGAGCGTCTACTACCATTTCAGGAAGTGGGGCCGGGACGGCACCCTTTCAAGGCTGAACGCAGGGCTGAACATGATGGAGAGGAAGCGGCAGGGAAAGGGGGCAACGCCCAGTATGCTGTCGATCGACAGCCAGTCCGTCAAGGCGGGGCCGATGACCTCCGAGTCGAAGGGCATCGACGGGAACAAGAAGATAAACGGACGGAAACGGCACGCGATCACCGATACCCTCGGCCTGGTATGGGGCGTTGTGGTAGGCGCGGCGAACCAGGCCGACGGGGCGGTGGCCGAGAGGGTGGTGGAGCCCCTGTTGGGCTATCTGGACCGGATGGAAAAGATACTGGCCGACCATGCCTACAAGAAGGTGTTCATGGAGTGGGTCGAGAGGACGGTAATAGGGCTGGAAGTGGAGATCTCGTCATGCCCGCCATCCTCGAAAGGCTTTGTCCCGGTAAAGTGGAGATGGGTCACCGAAAGGACCTTCGGGATCTTCAATTTCTTCAGGCGACTGGACAAGGATTATGAAAAAACACCGGAAAGTCAGGAATATTGGGTATTGTGGCAGAATTGTCAGATTATCCTCAATAGAATCGAATGATTCTTGTGAATCGTTTTTAAACATGCTCTTAGATCTTTCTTCAAACAAAGCTAAACGACTTATTTTTTAAAAACTAAAAAATTTTAAACATCATGGCAAAAATAACAGCCGCAGAAGTAAATAAATTAAGAAAATCTACCGGTGCCGGTATGATGGATTGCAAAAAAGCATTAGTGGAAGCTGATGGGGATTTTGAATTGGCAATCGAAGTATTACGTAAACAAGGTCAAAAAGTTGCAGCAAAGCGTGCCGACAGGGATTCTTCTGAAGGAGCTGTAATAGCAAAAGTAAACGAGGATGCTACCAAAGGGGTGATCGTTTCTTTAAACTGTGAGACAGATTTCGTTGCGAAAAATGATACTTACGTAGCTATGGCTACTCAAATTGCAGAAATCGCACTTTCTACTTCTTCTAAAGAAGAATTATTGGCCGCAGATTTCAACGGGATTTCTGTTCAGGATAAATTAACCGAGCAAACAGGAGTTATCGGTGAGAAAATAGAGATAGGTGGTTATCGTACAATGGAAGCTCCTTTTGTAGGTTCTTACATTCACGCTGGTAATAGGATCGCTGTTTTAACAGGTCTTTCCAAGAACGTTGATGGAGCTGAAGAAGCTGCAAAAAACGTTTCTATGCAGGCTGCTGCTATGAACCCGGTTGCTTTAAATGAAGAAGGTGTAGATCAATCTACTATCGATAAAGAAATAGAGATCGCCAAAGATCAATTGAGACAAGAAGGAAAACCAGAAGAGATGTTGGACAACATCGCTAAAGGCAAACTAAAACGTTTCTTTAAAGACAACACTTTAGTGAACCAAGATTATATTAAAGATAACAAAATGAGTGTCGCTGCTTACGTTAAGTCTGTAGATAGTGATCTTAAAGTTGTTGCTTTTGAAAGAGTTGCTTTAGGATGATCTCTTAAAAGCTAAATTGTACCAACCCGTTTCAATTAAATGAAACGGGTTTTTTTATTTTCCTATTTCTCCTAAATGGGTGAATTTAAATCCTCTCGCGTATTTTAATCCATATCCCAATATCCTATCAAATGAGGCGTGGGAAAAAAGTATAATTCCAGCTAATTGTAAATAATGGGATCCTAAATATGTTCCAATGATCCCTATTAAAACAGCTAGGCCTTCATGATGAAATAAGTTATAAGAAATAGCTCCTGCCTTATTCCCTATTAAGTAACCTAACATTCCAATATCTGGAAGTAAAAATAATATTAAAAACCACCACCATGAAAATGGTAGAAAACCAAAAAAAATTATACCGGTTAGCAACATTCCCAATTCTTCTAATTTTAAGGTAAGTTTCATATCATTGAAGTTTATATAATACAGGTTTACTTGGAGAGGCATCATTCTCAAAAGAAGCTATTTGAAGGTTTAGAATATATAATCCATCTTCAACTTTATTAGCCACATAGATTAGCTCTGTTATGGAAGCGTCGAATCTAGTATTCTTAGGATAGTTCCAAAAAGCTTTATGAGCTAACAGCTTTCCTTCATCCTTTTCCTTATCTACAGAAGGCAAATCGATCAAAAGGTGCTTTATTCCACATTCTCTAATGTATTTGGCGGCAGCTTCTTCTAGGTAAGCCCAATTGGTATGAGAATATTTCTTGCTGCGCTTTTCAATATAATTGGGAAGGGTTCTTATAACAAGTGCTTCAGCCTCATTTTCTTTCAACAAACTTCTAATTTGTGCCTCGGTGATCACTTGATCTTCGCCACGATTTTCAGGTTCAATAGAGATCACTTTTGTAGTGAAAAAGAAAGTCTTTAAAGTTTCATTTATACTGTGAAATTCTCTCGTTATATGACCCACACATTCGGTATGCGTGCCATGCGCGTGTGGATTGAAATAAATATTATTGAAATTAGTAGAACTCCCAGCAGTAACTTTTCCAACAAAATCTCCATCAATCACTGGTTGAATCTTTGGTGAATTCAAATACCATGCAATCGGATTTTTATTGTCACCACGAAGCACTAGAGAAATGTCCAAGGGTTTGGAGAGATCTATAATATAGGTGCTGTTTTTATGTTTTATTTCTGCTTTCATCTTTTAATTTCAACTAGTAATGACATGTTGTGCCGACACTTCGGGAGTTTCAGCATCTAACATAATCAGAGCTCTATACTGCATTAGACCCTGAAACCAGTTCAGGGTGACGTAATGATTATAATTCGTCATGCTGAACTTGTTTTAGCATCTGTTCAAATATTTATATAAAATTAAACACAAATCCTGTGTATGAGACCCTGAAACAAGTTCAGGGTGACGCCTAATTTATAAAGAATAAATTACTGGCAATCCCATCACTTAAGAACTTCCCTTTTTGGGTGACAGTAATTGAATCTTCATTTTGTTCCAATAAACCCAATTCAACTTCTTTGGAAGCTTCATTTAAAAAATGAGCTTTATACATATTTCCAAACCGTTCCCCAATCTCTTTAATATTTATACCCCACATCGTGCGCAGTCGGGTCATGACATATTCGTTATATCTATCTATAGTTGAGAGTTCTTCTTTTTCAAAAGGCAGCTCCCCTTTTTCGATAGCTTTTATATAGAGGGTATTATTATTGATATTCCATTTC
It encodes:
- the polA gene encoding DNA polymerase I, with product MADQKRLFLLDAYALIFRGYYAFIKNPRINSKGLDTSAIMGFTNSLFDVIRRERPDHLAVCFDKDGSHERTELYADYKANRDATPEPISIAIPYIKNILHAMHIPVVELPGCEADDVIGTLAKQAEKEGYKTFMVTPDKDFAQLVSENIFMYRPARMGNGIEILGIPEVQKKFGVERPEQVIDFLGMMGDASDNIPGLPGVGEKTAKKFLAEYGSMEALLANTDKLKGKMKEKIEANKELGILSKRLATILTDCDVQFHAENYELSHPDGEKVQLLFEELEFRRLKDQFLKLFSGEQTTTPTQVSGTPTAKAQAKDPTAGAGQFSLFGGDATVIEETSSRKSLSTSGHVYQSLTSNMAIEMFLKNLLKQTSVCFDTETTSLNPLEAKLVGIAFSWEAGKGFYMPFPKDDTEAQGIIEKLRPFFEAEGIEKIGQNLKYDIKVLAKYKIEVKGNLFDTMIAHYLINPDMRHNMDVLAETYLNYTPQSITELIGKKGKNQGNMRDVPLDKQTEYAVEDADITLQLKQHFQPELKEAETEKLFNEIEIPLVRVLADMELEGINLDENFLKSLSSELEKDIATLEKKIYEDAGEEFNIASPKQLGIILFEKLELVKKPKKTKTGQYSTSEDVLSYLASEHEIVKSVLEYRGLVKLKNTYVDALPNQVEKTTGRVHTDYMQTVAATGRLSSNNPNLQNIPIRTERGRQVRKAFIPRDENYTLLAADYSQIELRIIAALSKEDTMIEAFKKGEDIHASTAAKVFNVPLEEVTREQRSNAKTVNFGIIYGVSAFGLSNQTDLSRGESKELIETYYATYPKLKRYMQEQVDFARDHGYVQTVLGRRRYLKDINSQNAVVRGAAERNAVNAPIQGSAADIIKLAMINIHRKLKEGNYKTKMLLQVHDELVFDAYNEELPEMKKMIKAEMENAFKMEVPLDVDLGEGRDWLEAH
- a CDS encoding S8 family peptidase, translated to MKLNKLLFPVLASGMLLTVSCEKDNFSAEQEEAVVAKEQLSFVPNEVLVKFKDGKASTKARSNALSLIQGVVVETIQTSAMKSANRDEVLLVSSKLSTLNAIAQLKGVAEVEYAEPNFIYHHNATSNDPAYTNGTLWGMYGDATTPSNQYGSQAGEAWAAGNTGSNTVYIGIIDEGYMYMHEDLAANAGTNPGEIAGNGVDDDNNGYIDDVYGWDFDGNDNSVFDGIDDDHGTHVAGTIGGVGNNGTGIAGVAWNVKLMSGKFLGRRGGTTANAIKAVDYFTGLKQNGVNIVATNNSWGGGGFSQGLYDAIDRANQAGILFIAAAGNETNNNDSNLSYPGSYTNSNIIAVASITNSGGLSSFSNYGATTVDLGAPGSGIYSSVPTRSKGQILSGYATYSGTSMATPHVSGGAALYASSYPGATAAEIKNAIMSSAVPTSSLTGKCVTGGRLNVSGF
- a CDS encoding DUF5004 domain-containing protein, with product MKLPKTILLFALIPLIFSCSKEGEADPNSSFKTSNFAATINPDDLVGEWNLSAMQADTLVDLNKDGTGDTNLLNESSCFNDMKVIFNQDRTFSTTNARLDFNGGTNNVEFVCVKNRVDFGTWDIEGSDLLMDITIDGTAYTQRKPLNYNTSTFAFDVSKAESNVYVNDPGDTSASKIRILALEYTRI
- the rplM gene encoding 50S ribosomal protein L13, with the protein product MDTLSYKTVSANKATVTKDWVHVDADGQTLGRLSTQVAKLLRGKFKPNFTPHVDCGDNVIVTNAEKINLTGKKWDSKEYIRHTGYPGGQRSLTATELFNKGPERLIENAVKGMLPKNKLGAAIFRNLKVYVGSEHDQSAQKPKTINLNDLL
- the rpsI gene encoding 30S ribosomal protein S9 → MEVIHKIGRRKTAVARVYVGQGKGNITINKKDLNDYFTTGPLVYKVMQPLNMTGNEEAFDIKVNVYGGGITGQAEAIRLAISRAMVELDPENRATLKPEGLMTRDPRMVERKKFGQKKARKKFQFSKR
- the rpsB gene encoding 30S ribosomal protein S2, giving the protein MANKVEVKELLDAGVHFGHLTRRWNPNMAPYIYMERNGIHIINLYKSAAKMQEAGEALNKIASSGRKILFVATKKQAKEIVAEHAAKANMPYITERWPGGMLTNFITIRKAVKKMASIDRMKKDGTFNTLSKKERLQVDRLRAKLEKNLGSISEMSRLPSALFVVDITREHIAVKEAQKLNIPIFAMVDTNSDPREVEYVIPSNDDASKSIDKVVSYMAESIIAGLSERKSNKDAKEDNKEEKADKAPKVAKAKKSDDKVEAPSKETEDKKETKAEVEAPSKDADDKKATKEAKAKVEVPSTDAEDKKAMKEAKEDVKLESKKETKAKAADSTEEKK
- a CDS encoding IS5 family transposase, which codes for MKSRYTRSTAQQWEIMKKFLPVKIKGHYKLRDIADAILWILRTGCQWRNLPECFPKWESVYYHFRKWGRDGTLSRLNAGLNMMERKRQGKGATPSMLSIDSQSVKAGPMTSESKGIDGNKKINGRKRHAITDTLGLVWGVVVGAANQADGAVAERVVEPLLGYLDRMEKILADHAYKKVFMEWVERTVIGLEVEISSCPPSSKGFVPVKWRWVTERTFGIFNFFRRLDKDYEKTPESQEYWVLWQNCQIILNRIE
- the tsf gene encoding translation elongation factor Ts, with the protein product MAKITAAEVNKLRKSTGAGMMDCKKALVEADGDFELAIEVLRKQGQKVAAKRADRDSSEGAVIAKVNEDATKGVIVSLNCETDFVAKNDTYVAMATQIAEIALSTSSKEELLAADFNGISVQDKLTEQTGVIGEKIEIGGYRTMEAPFVGSYIHAGNRIAVLTGLSKNVDGAEEAAKNVSMQAAAMNPVALNEEGVDQSTIDKEIEIAKDQLRQEGKPEEMLDNIAKGKLKRFFKDNTLVNQDYIKDNKMSVAAYVKSVDSDLKVVAFERVALG
- a CDS encoding DUF4260 domain-containing protein, encoding MKLTLKLEELGMLLTGIIFFGFLPFSWWWFLILFLLPDIGMLGYLIGNKAGAISYNLFHHEGLAVLIGIIGTYLGSHYLQLAGIILFSHASFDRILGYGLKYARGFKFTHLGEIGK
- a CDS encoding cyclase family protein, encoding MKAEIKHKNSTYIIDLSKPLDISLVLRGDNKNPIAWYLNSPKIQPVIDGDFVGKVTAGSSTNFNNIYFNPHAHGTHTECVGHITREFHSINETLKTFFFTTKVISIEPENRGEDQVITEAQIRSLLKENEAEALVIRTLPNYIEKRSKKYSHTNWAYLEEAAAKYIRECGIKHLLIDLPSVDKEKDEGKLLAHKAFWNYPKNTRFDASITELIYVANKVEDGLYILNLQIASFENDASPSKPVLYKLQ